In Bradyrhizobium sp. 195, the sequence GGTCCGCCCCTCCGCATCCACGATACCTGGGATCGTCGACACCGCGCTGGTAAAGCCGGCCTCCTCCGCCATGACGACATGGCTATGCCGGAACGAGGTGCGATCACCGAACGGAAAGGCAAGATGGCGGATCTCGCGCCTGAACGCCGCTTCGGCGACCGCCTTGCCCATCGTCATCTCGCGCAACGCGGCTGCGTCCTTCATGTTGGTGAGGACTGGATAGTTCACGGTCGCGCTGCCGATCGTGACGAGCGGGTCGGCTGCCAGCTTCGCCAGATCCTCCCAATCCATCGACGCCTCGCGCGAGAGCGCGGCGAGGTCGATCCGGTAGCGCGTGCAGAGGTCGGCGATCGCCGCCGACAGATCCGCCGGCGACAGCGAGCGCAGCCAGCTCTCAAGGTGCGAAAACAGCGCCTGCTTCTCGGCACGATCCGTGACGACGAAGCGTTGCTCCTTCTCCCCCATCATCAGGCTGATGCGGCTCTCGCGTGCGATCACCCGTTCGAGCCCGAGCCACCAGGCCTGTCCGACGCCGTCGGGAAAGGCGGTCGGCACGTAGACCGTGAAGGGCACGGCGTGGTGCGCCAGCACCGGATAGGCGAAGTCGATCAGGTCCTTGTTGGCGCCGTCGAAGGTAAGCGCCACGAAGCGCCGCTGCTCCGGCAGCGTCACCGCGCGCCGGCAGACTTCATCCATGCCGAGAAAATCGTATTTCCAACGCTTGAGCGCGCGAATGGCTCGGTCGAGAAACTGCGGGGTGATCTCGTGCGGGCGCAGTGGCTGAAATCCGCCGCGCCGCCGCGGCCGCACCCGCTCAAAGCGCAGGATGGCGCCGCTGCCTCGACGGCCTAGCGCGGCCCGGCCGGTGAACCAGGCCAGCTCGAGGCGCAGCCGTTCCAGCCATCTGTCGTCGGATGCCAATATCCCACCCTTCGCGCCC encodes:
- a CDS encoding polysaccharide deacetylase family protein is translated as MASDDRWLERLRLELAWFTGRAALGRRGSGAILRFERVRPRRRGGFQPLRPHEITPQFLDRAIRALKRWKYDFLGMDEVCRRAVTLPEQRRFVALTFDGANKDLIDFAYPVLAHHAVPFTVYVPTAFPDGVGQAWWLGLERVIARESRISLMMGEKEQRFVVTDRAEKQALFSHLESWLRSLSPADLSAAIADLCTRYRIDLAALSREASMDWEDLAKLAADPLVTIGSATVNYPVLTNMKDAAALREMTMGKAVAEAAFRREIRHLAFPFGDRTSFRHSHVVMAEEAGFTSAVSTIPGIVDAEGRTNLRALPRIAWDGRVRSLRMLRALVSGVAFAPVKPTGGAAN